One Brassica oleracea var. oleracea cultivar TO1000 chromosome C7, BOL, whole genome shotgun sequence genomic window carries:
- the LOC106301360 gene encoding nucleosome assembly protein 1;2 isoform X1: MSNDKDNLNMSGLTAALNEEDRAGLVNALKDKLQNLAGQHSDVLENLTPAVRKRVEVLREIQNQHDEIEAKFFEERAALEAKYQTLYQPFYTKRCEIVTGVVEVEGLPEEVKTEQGADKAAQEKGVPDFWLIALKNNEITTEEITERDEGALKYLKDIKWNRVEEPKGFKLEFFFDENPYFKNTVLTKTYHMIDEDEPILEKAIGTEIEWYPGKCLTQKILKKKPKKGSKNTKPITKTEDCESFFNFFSPPQVPEDEDDLDDDMADELQGQMEHDYDIGSTIKEKIISHAVSWFTGEAVDPDDLEIDEDDDDEIDEDDDEDDEEDDEDEDDDDDEEDDEDEEAELGKRRRKKSSAGHKKSGRSQLAEGQQGERPAECKQQ; this comes from the exons ATGAGCAACGACAAAGACAACTTGAACATGTCCGGTCTCACCGCCG CTCTTAACGAGGAGGATCGAGCAGGCCTTGTTAATGCTCTCAAG GATAAGTTGCAGAATTTGGCTGGACAACACTCGGATGTCCTTGAGAACTTGACTCCGGCAGTCAGGAAGCGTGTTGAGGTTCTAAGAGAGATTCAA AACCAACATGATGAAATTGAAGCAAAGTTCTTCGAAGAGAGGGCAGCTCTAGAAGCTAAGTATCAAACGTTGTATCAGCCTTTCTACACCAAG AGATGTGAGATTGTGACCGGTGTGGTTGAAGTTGAAGGTTTACCTGAGGAAGTGAAAACAGAACAAGGAGCAGATAAAGCTGCTCAAG AGAAAGGAGTACCGGATTTCTGGCTTATCGCACTGAAGAACAACGAAATTACCACTGAGGAG ATAACTGAGCGAGATGAAGGTGCTCTCAAATATCTTAAGGACATCAAGTGGAATAGGGTTGAAGAACCAAAAGGGTTCAAGCTCGAGTTTTTCTTTGATGAGAACCCTTACTTCAAGAACACTGTCTTGACCAAGACATATCACATGATTGATGAAGATGAGCCTATCCTCGAGAAGGCCATTGG GACGGAGATTGAGTGGTATCCTGGAAAATGTTTGACTCAGAAGATCCTGAAAAAGAAGCCAAAGAAGGGATCCAAAAACACAAAGCCGATCACTAAGACTGAGGACTGTGAGAGTTTCTTCAACTTCTTCAGTCCACCTCAAGTTCCTGAGGACGAGGATGATCTTGATGATGACATG GCTGATGAACTCCAAGGCCAAATGGAGCATGATTACGATATTGG ATCAACCATTAAAGAGAAAATCATTTCCCATGCTGTGTCATGGTTCACTGGTGAAGCTGTTGATCCAGATGACCTTGAGATTGATGAGGACGATGATGATGAGATTGATGAAGATGATGATGAGGACGACGAGGAAGATGATGAGGACGAGGATGATGATGATGATGAGGAAGATGACGAGGATGAAGAGGCAGAGCTAGGAAAGAGGAGAAGAAAGAAG TCATCAGCTGGGCACAAG AAGTCGGGAAGAAGTCAACTTGCTGAAGGTCAACAAGGTGAGAGGCCCGCGGAGTGTAAGCAGCAGTGA
- the LOC106301360 gene encoding nucleosome assembly protein 1;2 isoform X2: MSNDKDNLNMSGLTAALNEEDRAGLVNALKDKLQNLAGQHSDVLENLTPAVRKRVEVLREIQNQHDEIEAKFFEERAALEAKYQTLYQPFYTKRCEIVTGVVEVEGLPEEVKTEQGADKAAQEKGVPDFWLIALKNNEITTEEITERDEGALKYLKDIKWNRVEEPKGFKLEFFFDENPYFKNTVLTKTYHMIDEDEPILEKAIGTEIEWYPGKCLTQKILKKKPKKGSKNTKPITKTEDCESFFNFFSPPQVPEDEDDLDDDMADELQGQMEHDYDIGSTIKEKIISHAVSWFTGEAVDPDDLEIDEDDDDEIDEDDDEDDEEDDEDEDDDDDEEDDEDEEAELGKRRRKKSSAGHKSGRSQLAEGQQGERPAECKQQ; the protein is encoded by the exons ATGAGCAACGACAAAGACAACTTGAACATGTCCGGTCTCACCGCCG CTCTTAACGAGGAGGATCGAGCAGGCCTTGTTAATGCTCTCAAG GATAAGTTGCAGAATTTGGCTGGACAACACTCGGATGTCCTTGAGAACTTGACTCCGGCAGTCAGGAAGCGTGTTGAGGTTCTAAGAGAGATTCAA AACCAACATGATGAAATTGAAGCAAAGTTCTTCGAAGAGAGGGCAGCTCTAGAAGCTAAGTATCAAACGTTGTATCAGCCTTTCTACACCAAG AGATGTGAGATTGTGACCGGTGTGGTTGAAGTTGAAGGTTTACCTGAGGAAGTGAAAACAGAACAAGGAGCAGATAAAGCTGCTCAAG AGAAAGGAGTACCGGATTTCTGGCTTATCGCACTGAAGAACAACGAAATTACCACTGAGGAG ATAACTGAGCGAGATGAAGGTGCTCTCAAATATCTTAAGGACATCAAGTGGAATAGGGTTGAAGAACCAAAAGGGTTCAAGCTCGAGTTTTTCTTTGATGAGAACCCTTACTTCAAGAACACTGTCTTGACCAAGACATATCACATGATTGATGAAGATGAGCCTATCCTCGAGAAGGCCATTGG GACGGAGATTGAGTGGTATCCTGGAAAATGTTTGACTCAGAAGATCCTGAAAAAGAAGCCAAAGAAGGGATCCAAAAACACAAAGCCGATCACTAAGACTGAGGACTGTGAGAGTTTCTTCAACTTCTTCAGTCCACCTCAAGTTCCTGAGGACGAGGATGATCTTGATGATGACATG GCTGATGAACTCCAAGGCCAAATGGAGCATGATTACGATATTGG ATCAACCATTAAAGAGAAAATCATTTCCCATGCTGTGTCATGGTTCACTGGTGAAGCTGTTGATCCAGATGACCTTGAGATTGATGAGGACGATGATGATGAGATTGATGAAGATGATGATGAGGACGACGAGGAAGATGATGAGGACGAGGATGATGATGATGATGAGGAAGATGACGAGGATGAAGAGGCAGAGCTAGGAAAGAGGAGAAGAAAGAAG TCATCAGCTGGGCACAAG TCGGGAAGAAGTCAACTTGCTGAAGGTCAACAAGGTGAGAGGCCCGCGGAGTGTAAGCAGCAGTGA